Proteins encoded in a region of the Vibrio ponticus genome:
- the uppS gene encoding polyprenyl diphosphate synthase, which yields MQNSQLSPDLLPKHIAIIMDGNGRWAKAQGKPRVFGHKNGVSAVRKTISTAARLGIKAVTLFAFSSENWRRPEEEVGVLMELFITVLSTEVKRLHKNGLRLRVIGDTSRFNQRLQQKIAQAEELTAGNSGMVINIAANYGGKWDITEATRQIAQQVQCGELGVEDINESLITQHLTMSDLPEVDLLIRTSGECRISNFMLWQLAYAEMYFTPIYWPEFNEDSLIEAVTWFIERERRFGCTGEQVRALMECQ from the coding sequence ATGCAAAATTCACAACTCTCACCTGACTTGCTTCCTAAACATATCGCTATCATCATGGATGGCAACGGCCGCTGGGCTAAAGCGCAAGGCAAACCTCGAGTATTTGGTCATAAAAACGGTGTGTCTGCCGTACGCAAAACCATTTCTACTGCCGCTCGCTTAGGTATTAAAGCAGTCACTCTATTTGCTTTTAGCAGTGAAAACTGGCGCCGCCCAGAAGAAGAGGTGGGCGTGTTGATGGAGCTGTTTATTACCGTTCTTTCTACTGAAGTTAAACGCCTCCACAAGAATGGCTTACGTCTTCGCGTGATTGGCGATACCAGTCGTTTTAATCAACGTCTACAACAGAAAATTGCTCAAGCGGAAGAATTGACCGCAGGCAATAGCGGTATGGTAATTAATATTGCTGCCAACTATGGCGGTAAATGGGACATAACCGAAGCAACCCGACAAATTGCCCAACAAGTGCAATGTGGTGAGCTTGGTGTTGAAGATATCAATGAATCTTTAATTACTCAGCACCTGACAATGTCAGATTTGCCAGAAGTTGACCTGCTGATTCGCACTAGTGGTGAATGTCGCATTAGCAACTTCATGTTGTGGCAACTTGCTTATGCTGAGATGTATTTTACCCCTATTTATTGGCCTGAATTTAACGAGGATAGCTTAATCGAAGCTGTTACTTGGTTTATCGAACGTGAACGTCGTTTCGGATGCACTGGCGAACAAGTTAGAGCATTGATGGAATGCCAATAA
- the pyrH gene encoding UMP kinase codes for MTTNPKPAYQRILLKLSGEALQGSEGFGIDPAILDRMAQEVKELVELGVQVGVVIGGGNLFRGAGLAEAGMNRVVGDHMGMLATVMNGLAMRDALHRAYVNARVMSAIPLKGVCDDYNWADAIRELRQGRVVIFSAGTGNPFFTTDSAACLRGIEIEADVVLKATKVDGVFTADPVANPDAELYDKLSYAEILDKELKVMDLAAFTLARDHKMPIRVFNMNKPGALRRVVMGEAEGTLITDKA; via the coding sequence ATGACTACGAACCCTAAACCAGCATATCAACGTATCTTATTAAAACTGAGTGGTGAAGCACTTCAAGGCTCAGAAGGTTTTGGTATTGATCCTGCAATTCTTGACCGTATGGCGCAGGAAGTAAAAGAGCTGGTAGAACTAGGTGTTCAAGTTGGTGTGGTAATTGGCGGCGGTAACCTATTCCGTGGTGCAGGTCTTGCTGAAGCAGGTATGAACCGCGTAGTGGGTGACCACATGGGTATGCTAGCAACTGTAATGAATGGTCTAGCAATGCGTGACGCGCTACACCGCGCTTATGTAAATGCACGCGTAATGTCTGCGATTCCACTAAAAGGTGTGTGTGACGATTACAACTGGGCAGATGCGATTCGTGAACTACGTCAAGGTCGTGTAGTAATCTTCTCAGCAGGTACTGGTAACCCATTCTTTACAACTGACTCAGCTGCGTGTCTACGTGGTATCGAGATCGAAGCTGACGTAGTTCTAAAAGCGACGAAAGTTGATGGTGTATTTACTGCTGACCCAGTAGCAAACCCAGACGCAGAGCTGTATGATAAGCTAAGTTACGCTGAGATTCTTGATAAAGAACTGAAAGTGATGGATTTAGCAGCATTTACACTTGCTCGCGACCACAAAATGCCAATCCGCGTATTCAATATGAACAAACCAGGTGCACTACGTCGCGTGGTAATGGGTGAAGCTGAAGGTACTTTGATTACTGATAAAGCTTAA
- the frr gene encoding ribosome recycling factor yields the protein MINEIKKDAQERMEKSVEALKNNLSKVRTGRAHPSLLSGLSVEYYGAPTPLNQVANVVAEDARTLAITVFDRELTQKVEKAIMQSDLGLNPMSAGTIIRVPLPPLTEERRKDLVKIVRGEAEGARVAVRNIRRDANSDLKALLKDKEISEDEERKGQDEIQKLTDVAVKNVDDVLAAKEKELMEV from the coding sequence GTGATTAACGAAATCAAAAAAGACGCGCAAGAGCGCATGGAAAAGAGTGTTGAAGCTCTAAAGAACAACCTTTCTAAAGTTCGCACGGGTCGCGCGCACCCAAGCCTGCTATCTGGTCTATCTGTAGAGTATTACGGTGCACCAACGCCTCTTAACCAAGTAGCTAACGTTGTAGCGGAAGATGCACGTACGCTAGCTATCACTGTTTTCGACCGCGAACTAACGCAAAAAGTTGAAAAAGCGATCATGCAATCTGACCTAGGTCTAAACCCTATGTCAGCGGGTACTATCATTCGCGTTCCACTTCCACCACTAACGGAAGAGCGTCGTAAAGACCTAGTTAAGATTGTACGTGGCGAAGCTGAAGGCGCACGTGTTGCAGTTCGTAACATCCGTCGTGACGCAAACAGCGACCTAAAAGCACTTCTAAAAGATAAAGAAATCTCTGAAGATGAAGAGCGTAAAGGTCAAGACGAAATCCAAAAACTAACAGACGTTGCTGTTAAAAATGTGGATGACGTACTAGCTGCGAAAGAAAAAGAGTTGATGGAAGTATAA
- the map gene encoding type I methionyl aminopeptidase, whose amino-acid sequence MSIKIKTAEEVERMRLAGSLAAEVLEMIEPHIKEGVTTDELNQICHDFALEKGAYSAPLDYHGFPKSICTSINHIVCHGIPATQDEMGANGQMKPAVLKNGDIINVDITVIVPDDENADLSVRPAGYHGDTSKMFFVGDVSPEDKRLCMVTQEALYVGMRQVKPGATVGDIGTAIEKYIKTNNKNNPRNKFSIVKDFCGHGIGNEFHEEPQVVHYRNSDRRQFKEGMCFTIEPMINAGKFGCTVDAEDDWTVYTGDGKKSAQYEHTIVVTKDGCEVLTLRSDDTIPRFMKNA is encoded by the coding sequence ATGTCAATCAAGATTAAAACGGCTGAAGAAGTCGAACGTATGCGTCTAGCTGGCAGCCTTGCTGCTGAAGTACTAGAAATGATCGAACCTCATATTAAAGAAGGGGTAACGACAGATGAACTCAACCAAATTTGTCACGATTTTGCTCTAGAGAAAGGCGCTTACTCTGCACCACTCGATTACCATGGTTTTCCTAAATCAATCTGTACGTCGATCAACCATATCGTTTGTCACGGCATTCCTGCGACGCAAGACGAAATGGGTGCTAATGGTCAAATGAAGCCAGCAGTACTAAAAAATGGTGACATCATCAACGTGGATATCACTGTGATTGTACCTGACGATGAAAACGCTGACCTTAGCGTACGCCCTGCCGGTTACCATGGTGACACATCTAAGATGTTCTTTGTTGGTGATGTTTCACCTGAAGACAAACGTCTGTGTATGGTCACTCAAGAAGCGCTTTATGTCGGTATGCGCCAAGTAAAGCCAGGTGCAACTGTCGGTGATATCGGTACTGCGATTGAGAAATACATCAAGACCAACAACAAAAACAATCCACGCAATAAGTTTTCTATTGTGAAGGATTTCTGTGGTCACGGTATTGGCAACGAATTCCATGAAGAGCCGCAAGTGGTGCACTACCGCAATAGCGACCGTCGCCAATTCAAAGAAGGTATGTGTTTCACCATTGAACCAATGATCAACGCAGGTAAATTTGGTTGTACCGTTGACGCAGAAGATGATTGGACGGTTTACACTGGTGACGGTAAGAAGTCAGCGCAATACGAACACACTATCGTTGTTACCAAAGATGGTTGTGAAGTGTTAACACTGCGCAGTGATGACACCATTCCTCGCTTTATGAAAAACGCTTAA
- the tsf gene encoding translation elongation factor Ts, translated as MAVTAAQVKELRERTGAGMMECKKALVETNGDIELAIENMRKSGAAKAAKKAGNVAAEGAIIIKDADGVAVLLEVNCQTDFVAKDGNFTAFAEKVAEEALASKASVEELIAKFEEERVALVAKIGENVAIRRVQYLEGVAVASYRHGEKIGVVVAGEGDAETLKHVAMHVAASRPEYVNPTDVPADVVAKEREVQVEIAMNEGKPKEIAEKMVEGRMKKFTGEVSLTGQPFVMEPKKSVGEILKERGASVSNFIRLEVGEGIEKAEGLSFAEEVALAQKG; from the coding sequence ATGGCTGTTACTGCTGCTCAAGTAAAAGAACTGCGCGAACGTACTGGCGCAGGTATGATGGAATGTAAGAAAGCGCTTGTTGAAACTAACGGCGACATCGAACTAGCAATCGAAAACATGCGTAAATCAGGTGCTGCTAAAGCTGCTAAGAAAGCAGGTAACGTAGCTGCTGAAGGCGCAATCATCATCAAAGACGCAGACGGCGTAGCTGTTCTTCTTGAAGTTAACTGTCAAACTGACTTCGTTGCTAAAGACGGCAACTTCACTGCATTCGCAGAGAAAGTAGCAGAAGAAGCTCTAGCTTCTAAAGCTTCTGTTGAAGAGCTAATTGCTAAGTTTGAAGAAGAGCGTGTTGCTCTAGTTGCTAAAATCGGCGAAAACGTTGCTATCCGTCGCGTACAGTACCTTGAAGGTGTTGCTGTTGCTTCTTACCGTCACGGTGAGAAAATCGGTGTAGTTGTTGCTGGTGAAGGCGACGCAGAAACTCTTAAGCACGTTGCAATGCACGTTGCTGCATCACGTCCAGAATACGTTAACCCAACTGACGTACCAGCTGACGTAGTTGCTAAAGAGCGTGAAGTTCAAGTTGAAATCGCTATGAACGAAGGCAAGCCTAAAGAAATCGCTGAGAAGATGGTTGAAGGTCGCATGAAGAAATTCACTGGCGAAGTTTCACTAACTGGTCAGCCTTTCGTTATGGAACCTAAGAAGTCTGTTGGTGAAATCCTAAAAGAGCGCGGTGCATCAGTTTCTAACTTCATTCGCCTAGAAGTAGGTGAAGGTATCGAGAAAGCTGAAGGCCTAAGCTTCGCTGAAGAAGTAGCTCTAGCTCAAAAAGGTTAA
- the rpsB gene encoding 30S ribosomal protein S2, whose protein sequence is MATVSMRDMLKAGVHFGHQTRYWNPKMKPFIFGARNRVHIINLEKTVPMFNEALAELAKVGEKKGKVLFVGTKRAASEAVKEAAIASNQYYVNNRWLGGMLTNYKTVRQSIKRLKDLEAQSQDGTFDKLTKKEALMRTREMEKLEKSLGGIKDMGGLPDALFVIDADHEHIAIKEANNLGIPVYAVVDTNSNPDGVDYIIPGNDDAIRAVQLYLNAAASAVTEGRNKDVAVVAEKDGFVEAE, encoded by the coding sequence ATGGCAACTGTATCAATGCGCGATATGCTGAAAGCTGGTGTTCACTTCGGTCACCAAACTCGTTACTGGAACCCAAAAATGAAGCCATTCATCTTTGGTGCTCGTAACCGCGTTCACATCATCAACCTAGAAAAAACTGTACCAATGTTCAACGAAGCTCTAGCTGAACTAGCTAAAGTTGGCGAGAAGAAAGGTAAAGTTCTATTCGTAGGTACTAAACGCGCTGCATCTGAAGCTGTTAAAGAAGCTGCAATCGCAAGCAACCAGTACTACGTTAACAACCGCTGGTTAGGCGGTATGCTAACAAACTACAAAACTGTTCGTCAGTCTATCAAGCGTCTAAAAGATCTTGAAGCACAGTCTCAAGACGGTACTTTTGACAAACTAACTAAGAAAGAAGCTCTAATGCGCACTCGTGAAATGGAGAAGCTAGAGAAATCTCTTGGTGGTATCAAAGACATGGGCGGTCTACCTGACGCTCTATTCGTAATCGACGCTGATCACGAACACATTGCGATTAAAGAAGCTAACAACCTAGGTATTCCAGTATACGCTGTGGTAGATACTAACTCTAACCCAGACGGCGTAGACTACATCATCCCAGGTAACGACGACGCAATCCGCGCAGTACAACTATACCTAAACGCTGCAGCTTCTGCTGTAACTGAAGGTCGTAACAAAGACGTTGCTGTTGTAGCTGAAAAAGACGGTTTCGTAGAAGCTGAATAA